Proteins from a genomic interval of Acanthopagrus latus isolate v.2019 chromosome 7, fAcaLat1.1, whole genome shotgun sequence:
- the LOC119022187 gene encoding kelch-like protein 10 — protein MSDWGASSDKPGSVFNDLRLKGLFCDAVIKVEDVEFPIHKIILCQSSLYFRALFIRWSPPDMKIFSIRGLSPDTMEIIIVFAYTGSLSVTEDNVQKLLLAADQLNIKDMVRACCDFLVEQLSPENCIGIWQFTNICPCFELQSKAYQLILDHFEEVVSSEEFQDLTVRELTDIIERDNLNVSRESNVCKAIFHWIAHRPEERQGHLLLLLSKIRLALMTQDQLRTTVMSNELVRSKAECFQMVKEIMDNKDRLTSPALYMRDSVARPRVPNAILLAIGGWSGPDPTNSIEAYDIRANLWINLTINEERPCAYHDTAFLDGYVYCVGGFDGTVHFNTVRRLDLSTHTWQEVAPMHFRRCYVCIAVLNRCIYAIGGHDGHVRLRTAECYRPDNNQWTIIPSMHEIRSDASCTTLNNKIYICGGFSGTQCLDTCEYYSPETNQWTMISPMNSQRTGVGIVSYANHIFAVGGFNGRNRLRSAEVYNPLTNAWRELSSMSTGRSNFGIEVISNLLFVVGGFNGLTTICDVEYYNIMTDEWSVACNMEILRSALSCCVVHGLPNMAEYTLSRYARPL, from the exons ATGAGTGACTGGGGTGCATCTTCAGACAAGCCAGGCTCTGTGTTTAATGATCTCCGTCTGAAGGGCCTCTTTTGCGACGCAGTCATCAAAGTGGAGGATGTGGAGTTTCCCATCCACAAGATCATCCTCTGTCAATCTAGCTTGTACTTCCG AGCTCTCTTCATACGCTGGTCCCCACCAGACATGAAGATCTTTAGCATCCGAGGCCTGTCTCCTGACACGATGGAGATAATCATAGTGTTCGCATACAccggctctctctctgtgaccgAGGACAACGTGCAGAAGCTGCTGCTAGCAGCCGATCAGCTCAACATAAAGGACATGGTGCGCGCCTGCTGCGACTTCCTGGTGGAGCAACTCAGCCCAGAGAACTGCATCGGCATCTGGCAGTTCACCAACATCTGCCCCTGCTTTGAGCTGCAGAGCAAAGCCTACCAGTTAATCCTTGATCACTTTGAGGAAGTTGTTTCCAGTGAAGAGTTTCAGGATCTCACTGTGCGGGAACTAACTGACATTATCGAAAGAGACAACCTCAATGTAAGCAGGGAGAGTAACGTGTGCAAGGCCATCTTTCACTGGATCGCTCACAGACCTGAAGAAAGACAAGGACACCTGCTCCTACTCTTGTCCAAG ATCCGGCTGGCCTTGATGACTCAGGATCAGTTGAGGACAACTGTGATGTCCAATGAGCTGGTCAGGAGCAAGGCAGAGTGCTTTCAAATGGTGAAAGAGATCATGGACAACAAAGACCGCCTCACCTCGCCTGCACTGTACATGCGTGACTCTGTCGCTCGTCCTCGCGTGCCTAACGCCATCCTCTTGGCCATCGGAGGCTGGAGCGGACCTGATCCAACTAACAGCATTGAGGCATATGACATCCGCGCTAACCTGTGGATCAACCTGACAATCAATGAGGAGCGCCCTTGTGCCTATCACGACACTGCCTTCCTTGACGGGTATGTCTACTGTGTCGGTGGCTTTGACGGTACGGTGCATTTCAACACTGTTCGCAGGCTTGATCTGAGCACGCACACCTGGCAGGAAGTGGCACCCATGCACTTCCGCCGCTGCTATGTGTGCATCGCCGTTCTGAACAGGTGCATCTATGCAATCGGAGGCCATGATGGGCATGTGCGCCTCAGGACTGCGGAGTGCTACAGGCCGGACAACAACCAGTGGACTATCATTCCATCCATGCATGAGATCAGGAGCGACGCCAGCTGCACAACACTCAACAACAAG ATCTACATTTGTGGAGGTTTCAGTGGGACTCAGTGCCTGGATACCTGTGAATATTACAGCCCAGAAACCAACCAGTGGACTATGATCAGCCCAATGAACAGTCAGCGCACTGGAGTTGGCATCGTGTCATATGCAAACCACATCTTTGCA GTCGGCGGCTTCAATGGCAGGAATCGTCTGCGCAGCGCCGAGGTCTACAATCCCCTCACCAACGCCTGGCGTGAATTGTCCTCCATGTCGACCGGCCGCAGCAACTTCGGCATCGAAGTGATCAGTAATCTGCTCTTTGTTGTGGGTGGCTTCAACGGCCTCACCACCATCTGTGATGTCGAGTACTACAACATAATGACGGATGAGTGGTCTGTGGCCTGTAACATGGAGATTTTGCGAAGCGCCCTCAGCTGCTGCGTGGTGCACGGACTCCCCAACATGGCCGAGTACACTTTGTCTCGTTACGCTCGGCCACTCTGA
- the cpne5a gene encoding copine-8 isoform X4, which yields MNPYQMNAYAMALKAVGEIIQDYDSDKMFPALGFGAKLPPDGRVSHEFPLNGNIENPYCNGMEGILEAYHQSLKTVQLYGPTNFAPVVNHVARYAAAVQDGSQYFVLLIITDGVISDMAQTKEAIVNAAKLPMSIIIVGVGQAEFDAMVELDGDDIRISSRGKLAERDIVQFVPFRDYMDRTGNHVLSMARLAKDVLAEIPDQLISYMKSRAIKPNPVPPAYSTIDQPQTNPV from the exons ATGAACCCGTACCAGATGAATGCCTATGCCATGGCACTGAAGGCTGTGGGAGAGATCATCCAGGACTATGACAGTGATAAGATGTTTCCTGCCCTGGGATTTGGTGCTAAGCTGCCCCCTGATGGGAGGGTCTCCCATGAGTTCCCTCTG AATGGCAACATTGAGAACCCGTACTGTAATGGCATGGAGGGGATTCTTGAAGCGTACCATCAAAGCCTTAAGACGGTTCAGCTGTATGGACCCACCAACTTCGCTCCTGTTGTTAATCATGTGGCAAG GTATGCAGCAGCGGTACAGGATGGATCTCAGTACTTTGTCCTGCTCATCATCACTGATGGCGTCATATCAGACATGGCTCAGACCAAGGAGGCCATAGTGAAT GCAGCTAAACTCCCCATGTCTATCATCATTGTTGGAGTTGGCCAAGCCGAGTTCGATG CCATGGTTGAGCTGGATGGTGACGACATCAGGATTTCCTCACGGGGAAAGttggcagagagagacattgTACAG TTTGTCCCGTTCAGAGACTACATGGACCGCACAGGCAACCACGTGCTGAGCATGGCTCGGCTGGCGAAAGACGTACTGGCCGAGATCCCCGACCAGCTGATCTCCTACATGAAGAGCAGAGCTATTAAACCGAACCCCGTCCCACCGGCTTACTCGACCATCGACCAGCCCCAGACCAACCCTGTCTGA
- the cpne5a gene encoding copine-8 isoform X3 translates to MVVMNTMVALMDDGVHGTQDCVNVYTSGKKQKQASSPPFICFRTQIHFTVAIDFTASNGNPSQSTSLHYMNPYQMNAYAMALKAVGEIIQDYDSDKMFPALGFGAKLPPDGRVSHEFPLNGNIENPYCNGMEGILEAYHQSLKTVQLYGPTNFAPVVNHVARYAAAVQDGSQYFVLLIITDGVISDMAQTKEAIVNAAKLPMSIIIVGVGQAEFDAMVELDGDDIRISSRGKLAERDIVQFVPFRDYMDRTGNHVLSMARLAKDVLAEIPDQLISYMKSRAIKPNPVPPAYSTIDQPQTNPV, encoded by the exons ATGGTGGTTATGAACACGATGGTGGCATTAATGGATGACGGGGTGCACGGGACACAGGattgtgtaaatgtttatacatctgggaaaaaacaaaaacaag CATCCTCTCCCCCATTCATCTGTTTCAGGACTCAGATTCACTTCACAGTGGCCATTGATTTCACTGCATCAAATG GAAATCCATCCCAGTCCACATCACTGCACTACATGAACCCGTACCAGATGAATGCCTATGCCATGGCACTGAAGGCTGTGGGAGAGATCATCCAGGACTATGACAGTGATAAGATGTTTCCTGCCCTGGGATTTGGTGCTAAGCTGCCCCCTGATGGGAGGGTCTCCCATGAGTTCCCTCTG AATGGCAACATTGAGAACCCGTACTGTAATGGCATGGAGGGGATTCTTGAAGCGTACCATCAAAGCCTTAAGACGGTTCAGCTGTATGGACCCACCAACTTCGCTCCTGTTGTTAATCATGTGGCAAG GTATGCAGCAGCGGTACAGGATGGATCTCAGTACTTTGTCCTGCTCATCATCACTGATGGCGTCATATCAGACATGGCTCAGACCAAGGAGGCCATAGTGAAT GCAGCTAAACTCCCCATGTCTATCATCATTGTTGGAGTTGGCCAAGCCGAGTTCGATG CCATGGTTGAGCTGGATGGTGACGACATCAGGATTTCCTCACGGGGAAAGttggcagagagagacattgTACAG TTTGTCCCGTTCAGAGACTACATGGACCGCACAGGCAACCACGTGCTGAGCATGGCTCGGCTGGCGAAAGACGTACTGGCCGAGATCCCCGACCAGCTGATCTCCTACATGAAGAGCAGAGCTATTAAACCGAACCCCGTCCCACCGGCTTACTCGACCATCGACCAGCCCCAGACCAACCCTGTCTGA